One window of Hymenobacter sp. BRD128 genomic DNA carries:
- a CDS encoding cystathionine gamma-synthase, whose protein sequence is MKFATKAIHAGVHPDPETGAIMTPIYQTSTYAQRSPGDNKGYEYSRTHNPTRTQLQDALAALDGGRHGLAFASGMAAIDCVLRLLKPGDEVISTDDLYGGSYRIMTRVYEPLGIKFHFVPMGDIAKVREKVTAKTKLIWVETPTNPLLNIIDVAAAASLAKEAGALLAVDNTFSTPFLQEPLALGADIVVYSLTKYMAGHSDVVMGALVFNDDQLLKDLSFYQNACGGTPGPQDCFLVLRGLKTLHLRMQRHCENGRAVAEYLRQHPKVEKVYWPGFENHPNHAVAAKQMRDFGGMISFVLKGDKQEDAIAVLEKFQLFTLAESLGGVESLSGHPATMTHASIPAEQRRRAGLSDSLIRLSVGIEDAEDLIDDLAQAIG, encoded by the coding sequence ATGAAATTCGCCACCAAAGCCATCCATGCCGGCGTGCACCCCGACCCCGAAACCGGGGCCATCATGACGCCCATCTACCAGACCTCGACCTACGCCCAGCGCTCGCCGGGCGATAATAAAGGCTACGAGTACTCGCGCACCCACAACCCCACCCGTACCCAATTGCAAGACGCCCTGGCGGCCCTCGACGGCGGCCGGCACGGGCTAGCCTTCGCCTCGGGCATGGCCGCTATCGACTGCGTGCTGCGCCTGCTTAAGCCCGGCGATGAGGTGATTTCGACCGATGACCTGTACGGCGGCTCTTACCGCATCATGACCAGGGTGTACGAGCCGCTGGGCATTAAATTTCACTTCGTCCCGATGGGCGACATCGCCAAGGTGCGCGAGAAAGTAACGGCCAAAACCAAGCTCATCTGGGTCGAAACGCCCACCAATCCGCTGCTCAATATCATCGACGTAGCCGCCGCCGCTAGCCTTGCCAAGGAGGCCGGGGCGCTGCTGGCCGTTGATAATACCTTCTCGACGCCTTTCTTGCAGGAGCCCTTGGCGCTGGGGGCCGACATCGTGGTGTACTCGCTCACCAAGTACATGGCCGGCCACTCGGATGTGGTGATGGGCGCGCTGGTTTTTAACGACGACCAGCTACTGAAGGACCTTAGCTTTTACCAGAATGCCTGCGGCGGCACGCCCGGCCCGCAAGACTGCTTTTTGGTGCTGCGCGGCCTCAAAACCCTGCACCTGCGCATGCAGCGCCACTGTGAAAACGGCCGCGCCGTGGCCGAGTACCTGCGCCAGCATCCTAAGGTGGAAAAAGTGTACTGGCCCGGTTTCGAGAACCACCCCAATCACGCGGTAGCCGCCAAGCAGATGCGCGACTTTGGCGGCATGATTTCCTTCGTGCTGAAGGGTGATAAGCAGGAAGACGCCATCGCGGTGCTCGAAAAATTTCAGCTCTTCACCCTGGCCGAAAGCCTGGGCGGCGTGGAAAGCCTGAGTGGCCACCCCGCCACCATGACCCACGCCAGCATTCCGGCCGAGCAGCGCCGCAGGGCCGGCCTCTCCGACTCGCTCATTCGCCTGAGCGTGGGCATCGAGGATGCTGAGGATTTGATTGACGACCTGGCCCAGGCAATAGGCTAG
- a CDS encoding TVP38/TMEM64 family protein, producing the protein MAFLRELFQKNFSTFLTMGLLVAVPVLGSASVLGLLYERPTLLQHLAPGQSLLYFLVVGLTMALALTPTTFVAIVTGYYFGWNGLAGMVAAYALAAALGYELARRLDHGKLRAVLHHFPKADAVLAELQSQSWPLIILTRLSPVLPFALMTFVLAIVGVARRRFLVASVLGMLPRSLFFYWLGTKAQDVLALLRDPDEGTLSKLVLVGLIAASLFGLYMVFNRALQRVLRRNVAG; encoded by the coding sequence ATGGCTTTTTTGCGCGAGCTTTTCCAGAAGAATTTTTCTACCTTCCTCACCATGGGCCTGCTGGTAGCAGTGCCCGTGCTGGGCTCGGCCTCGGTGCTGGGCCTGCTCTACGAGCGGCCTACCTTGCTGCAACACCTGGCGCCGGGCCAAAGCCTGCTGTATTTTCTGGTGGTGGGCCTTACAATGGCGCTGGCCCTCACGCCCACTACGTTCGTGGCCATCGTTACGGGCTATTATTTCGGCTGGAATGGGCTAGCGGGCATGGTGGCGGCCTACGCACTGGCCGCCGCGCTGGGCTACGAGCTGGCCCGCCGCCTCGACCACGGCAAGCTGCGCGCCGTGCTCCACCATTTTCCGAAGGCCGACGCCGTGCTGGCCGAGCTGCAAAGCCAGAGCTGGCCGCTGATTATCCTCACGCGCTTATCGCCAGTGCTGCCGTTTGCGCTCATGACCTTTGTGCTGGCCATCGTGGGCGTGGCGCGTCGCCGCTTCCTGGTAGCTTCGGTGCTGGGTATGTTGCCGCGCAGCCTGTTTTTCTACTGGCTCGGTACTAAGGCGCAGGACGTGCTAGCCCTGCTGCGTGACCCCGACGAGGGTACCCTCAGCAAGCTGGTCCTAGTAGGGCTGATTGCGGCCTCGCTGTTTGGCCTCTACATGGTATTCAACCGGGCTTTACAGCGCGTGCTGCGGAGGAATGTGGCTGGCTAG
- a CDS encoding YncE family protein: MKILHFAALAALTSLGLASPAHAQTAPYRLLHTIAVGGEGGWDYLTVDPAGERLYLSHGTQVEVVDLKTRKVIGTIPNTPGVHGIDVVPGANRGYITCGRNNTCVMFDLKTLKAIGAPIPTGPKPDALLYDAFSNRVFLFSNDGGKSTVLNATTGAVEGTAELGGDIEAPATDGKGHIFANVEDKSEVIEFDAKTLAVHLRHKLAPGEEPTGLGYDPKNNRLFSACHNEKLVVTDSKTGQQIAVLPIGAGVDGAVFDPSTQNIVTSNGSGTFTVIHQDSPTNYTVVANVPTAKGARTIALDPKSHHLFTCTADYGPTPAATAENPRPRPSIVPGTFRVLEFGR, encoded by the coding sequence ATGAAAATTCTGCATTTTGCGGCCTTGGCCGCGCTCACCTCGCTGGGGCTGGCTAGCCCTGCCCACGCCCAAACGGCCCCTTATCGCCTGCTGCACACCATTGCGGTGGGCGGGGAGGGCGGCTGGGACTACCTCACCGTGGACCCGGCCGGCGAGCGCCTCTACCTCTCGCACGGCACGCAGGTCGAGGTAGTAGACTTGAAAACCCGTAAGGTTATCGGCACCATCCCCAATACGCCCGGCGTACACGGCATCGACGTGGTGCCCGGCGCCAACCGGGGCTACATCACCTGCGGGCGCAACAACACCTGCGTGATGTTTGACCTGAAGACGCTCAAAGCCATCGGCGCGCCCATCCCCACCGGCCCCAAGCCCGACGCGCTGCTCTACGATGCCTTTTCCAACCGCGTGTTTCTCTTCAGCAATGACGGGGGCAAGAGCACGGTGCTCAACGCCACCACCGGCGCGGTGGAGGGCACGGCCGAGCTGGGCGGCGATATCGAAGCCCCGGCCACCGACGGCAAAGGACACATTTTTGCCAATGTCGAGGATAAGAGTGAGGTGATTGAGTTTGACGCCAAAACCCTGGCCGTGCACCTGCGCCACAAGCTGGCCCCCGGCGAGGAGCCTACCGGCCTGGGCTACGACCCCAAAAATAACCGCCTCTTCAGCGCCTGCCACAACGAGAAGCTGGTCGTGACCGACAGCAAGACGGGCCAGCAAATCGCCGTGCTGCCCATCGGGGCCGGCGTGGACGGGGCCGTATTCGACCCCTCGACCCAGAACATCGTGACCTCCAACGGCTCGGGCACGTTCACCGTCATCCACCAGGACTCGCCCACCAACTACACGGTGGTAGCCAACGTGCCCACGGCCAAGGGCGCCCGCACCATCGCCCTTGACCCCAAGAGCCACCACCTCTTCACCTGCACCGCCGACTACGGCCCCACGCCGGCCGCCACTGCCGAAAACCCGCGCCCGCGCCCCAGCATCGTGCCCGGTACCTTTCGCGTGCTCGAGTTTGGCCGCTAA
- a CDS encoding TolC family protein, translating into MSNRSLSVTVRALLLAGWVGLGLPVRAQAPAASPTRDLSFYLTQARQNSPLSADVRNQGRAVQLETERLRAFYTKANGTLVGNYTAVPVLTRDNGRTRLSYAADATTNNYVGYDVALSNGALYQGYAQLTQPLFNQKRFEAYAQQAQGLARSQQNLSQLSLHDLEKLVGDQYILCRQDLDQLSYVRELLGILDKQRLLVRKLVEASLLKQSDYALLSIEVETQQLFLNTYRTAYHRDLLDLNVLCGLGDTAEVALAPPDLPLRRTGPAPGLSGFTTRYRLDSLTLAANQRVFELRYKPLVNAFANGGLEAVTLADIPQRFGVSAGLQFSVYLFDGHQRQTSRDRARVLLETTRAYQQNFATINPVRQQRLLYEVRQLDERQRLAREQIASYRQVLDSYKREVIAGQLSVVNYVQVLKNYAAAARDLVLLENNRLLLINAYNYWTW; encoded by the coding sequence ATGAGTAATAGAAGCTTATCGGTGACAGTCCGGGCGCTGCTGCTAGCCGGCTGGGTGGGGCTAGGGCTGCCGGTGCGGGCGCAGGCGCCGGCCGCCTCCCCCACCCGCGACCTGTCGTTCTACCTGACCCAGGCCCGGCAAAACAGCCCGCTGAGTGCCGACGTGCGCAACCAGGGCCGCGCCGTGCAGCTCGAAACCGAGCGCCTACGCGCCTTTTACACCAAGGCCAACGGCACGCTGGTGGGCAACTACACCGCCGTGCCGGTGCTGACCCGCGACAACGGCCGCACCCGCCTCAGCTACGCGGCCGACGCTACTACCAACAACTACGTGGGCTACGACGTGGCCCTGAGCAACGGCGCGCTCTACCAGGGCTACGCCCAGCTTACGCAGCCGCTCTTCAACCAGAAGCGCTTCGAGGCCTACGCCCAGCAGGCGCAGGGGCTGGCCCGGAGCCAGCAAAATCTGTCGCAGCTCTCGCTGCACGACCTAGAGAAGCTGGTGGGCGACCAGTACATCTTGTGCCGGCAGGATTTAGACCAGCTCAGCTACGTGCGCGAGCTGCTGGGAATTCTGGACAAGCAGCGCTTACTCGTGCGCAAGCTGGTGGAGGCGAGCCTGCTGAAGCAGTCGGACTACGCCCTGCTCAGCATTGAGGTCGAAACCCAGCAGTTGTTTCTCAACACCTACCGCACGGCATACCACCGCGATTTACTCGACCTGAATGTGCTCTGCGGGCTGGGCGATACGGCCGAGGTGGCGCTAGCCCCGCCCGATTTGCCCCTGCGCCGCACCGGCCCCGCGCCGGGCTTGTCGGGCTTCACTACCCGCTATCGGCTCGATAGCCTCACGCTGGCCGCCAACCAGCGCGTGTTTGAGCTGCGCTACAAGCCGCTGGTCAACGCTTTCGCCAACGGCGGGCTGGAGGCCGTGACCCTGGCCGATATTCCGCAGCGCTTTGGGGTGAGCGCGGGCTTGCAGTTTAGCGTGTATCTGTTTGACGGGCACCAGCGCCAGACCAGCCGCGACCGCGCTAGGGTGCTGCTCGAAACCACCCGCGCCTACCAGCAGAACTTCGCCACCATCAACCCCGTGCGCCAGCAGCGGCTGCTCTACGAAGTACGCCAGCTTGATGAGCGCCAGCGCCTGGCCCGCGAGCAGATTGCCAGCTACCGCCAGGTACTCGACTCGTACAAGCGCGAGGTGATTGCCGGCCAGCTGTCGGTGGTAAACTACGTACAGGTGCTCAAAAACTACGCCGCCGCCGCCCGCGACCTGGTACTGCTGGAGAATAACCGCCTGCTGTTGATTAATGCTTACAACTACTGGACGTGGTAG